One Ricinus communis isolate WT05 ecotype wild-type chromosome 7, ASM1957865v1, whole genome shotgun sequence genomic region harbors:
- the LOC107260739 gene encoding receptor protein kinase-like protein ZAR1, producing the protein MRKIRSLNTKLLLFLSFFFFLLNTKLIVSLSPDGLSLLSLKSAVDQPDGDNPFSDWNEDDPTPCKWTGISCMNVTGFPDPRVVGIAISGKNLRGYIPSELGTLLYLRRLNLHSNNFYGSIPADLFNATSLHSLFLYGNNLSGSLPPSICNLPRLQNLDLSNNSLSGSLPENLNNCKQLQRLILSRNKFSGEIPAGIWPELDNLVQLDLSDNEFTGSIPNDLGELKSLSNTLNLSFNQLSGRIPKSLGNLPVTVSFDLRNNNLTGEIPQTGSFANQGPTAFLNNPLLCGFPLQKSCKDSSQSSPASQNSPQESNSNNSLKKGLSSGLIILISVVDAFGVAFIGLVIVYFYWKKKDDSNGCSCTGKTKFGGNEKHRACALCSCVNGFSNEDSEAEDIEKAATERGKGDGELVAIDKGFSFELDELLRASAYVLGKSGLGIVYKVVLGNGIPVAVRRLGEGGEQRYKEFVAEVQAIGKVKHPNVVKLRAYYWAPDEKLLISDFISNGNLAYALKGRSGQPSPSLSWATRLRIAKGTARGLAYLHECSPRKFVHGDVKPSNILLDNEFQPHISDFGLSRLINITGNNPSSSGGFIGGALPYLKSVQSERTNNYRAPEARVPGNRPTQKWDVYSFGVVLLELLTGKSPELSPTTSNSIEIPDIVRWVRKGFEEENTLSEMVDPALLQEVHAKKEVLALFHVALACTEADPEVRPRMKNVSENLERIGA; encoded by the exons ATGAGAAAGATTCGATCTTTAAACACAAAGCTGctccttttcctctctttcttcttcttcttgctaAACACAAAACTAATTGTGTCTCTTTCTCCTGATGGCCTTTCTCTCCTCTCTTTAAAATCAGCCGTTGATCAACCTGACGGTGACAATCCTTTTTCTGACTGGAATGAAGATGACCCAACTCCGTGCAAATGGACAGGCATTTCTTGCATGAACGTAACAGGATTCCCAGACCCACGTGTAGTTGGAATCGCAATCTCAGGCAAAAATCTACGTGGCTATATTCCTTCAGAGCTGGGAACTCTTTTATATCTTCGAAGACTTAATCTTCATAGCAATAACTTTTATGGGTCAATTCCTGCTGATCTTTTTAATGCTACTTCACTTcatagtctttttctttatggcAATAATCTTTCTGGTTCTTTACCTCCTTCTATCTGTAATCTTCCTAGACTACAGAATCTTGATCTTTCTAACAATTCTTTGTCAGGCTCCTTACCAGAGAATTTAAACAATTGTAAGCAGTTACAAAGGTTAATTTTATCTAGAAATAAATTCTCTGGTGAAATTCCTGCTGGGATTTGGCCTGAATTAGATAATTTAGTTCAGCTTGATCTTTCTGATAATGAATTCACTGGATCAATACCGAATGATCTTGGTGAACTGAAGTCTTTATCTAATACCttaaatctttcttttaatcAATTATCTGGTAGAATCCCAAAATCTTTGGGGAATTTACCTGTGACTGTCAGTTTTGATCTTAGGAACAATAATTTAACAGGTGAAATACCTCAGACTGGGTCATTTGCTAATCAAGGACCAACTGCTTTTCTCAATAATCCTTTATTATGTGGTTTTCCTCTTCAAAAATCATGCAAAGATTCTTCACAGAGTTCTCCGGCGAGTCAGAATTCTCCGCAGGAATCTAATAGTAATAATAGTCTCAAGAAAGGATTAAGTTCTGGGTTGATTATACTTATatcagtagttgatgcatttgGTGTAGCTTTTATTGGTTTAGTTATAGTCTACTTTtattggaaaaagaaagacgATTCTAATGGTTGTAGCTGCACAGGGAAGACTAAATTTGGTGGGAATGAGAAACATCGAGCTTGTGCTTTATGTTCTTGTGTTAATGGCTTTAGTAATGAGGACTCAGAAGCAGAAGATATTGAGAAAGCAGCAACAGAGAGAGGGAAAGGAGATGGGGAATTGGTTGCAATTGATAAAGGTTTTAGCTTTGAGTTAGATGAATTACTTAGAGCTTCAGCTTATGTGTTGGGAAAAAGTGGATTGGGGATTGTGTATAAGGTTGTGCTCGGAAATGGGATTCCGGTGGCTGTGAGGCGGCTCGGTGAGGGAGGAGAGCAGAGGTATAAGGAGTTTGTTGCTGAAGTTCAGGCTATTGGGAAGGTTAAACATCCAAATGTTGTGAAGTTAAGAGCTTATTATTGGGCTCCTGATGAAAAACTTCTTATTAGTGATTTTATCTCCAATGGTAACTTGGCTTATGCTCTGAAAG GGAGAAGTGGTCAGCCATCTCCTAGTCTCTCATGGGCAACCAGGCTAAGAATTGCCAAGGGAACAGCCAGGGGCTTAGCCTACCTCCATGAATGTAGTCCAAGAAAATTTGTCCATGGAGACGTTAAACCGTCAAACATACTACTGGACAACGAATTCCAGCCTCACATTTCTGATTTTGGCCTAAGCAGGCTAATCAACATCACTGGCAACAATCCTTCTTCTTCAGGTGGATTTATTGGTGGAGCTTTGCCTTACTTAAAATCGGTCCAATCCGAGCGAACTAACAACTATCGAGCCCCAGAAGCTCGTGTTCCTGGAAACAGACCAACACAGAAATGGGACGTCTATTCGTTTGGAGTTGTCTTGCTAGAACTGCTGACAGGGAAATCTCCTGAACTTTCACCAACTACATCAAATTCTATAGAAATTCCTGACATAGTTAGATGGGTGAGGAAAGGATTTGAAGAAGAGAACACCTTATCAGAAATGGTTGATCCAGCATTGTTACAAGAAGTTCATGCCAAAAAGGAGGTGCTAGCACTTTTTCATGTTGCCCTTGCCTGCACTGAAGCAGATCCTGAGGTGAGACCCAGGATGAAAAATGTGTCTGAAAATCTTGAAAGGATTGGAGCATAG
- the LOC8278402 gene encoding proteasome subunit beta type-5-A-like, translated as MKLDTSGFESTAPLFGASSSSEMVNGFSAPASFELPVTSDFDGFQSEAKQTLKHAKGTTTLAFIFKEGVMVAADSRASMGGYISSQSVKKIIEINPYMLGTMAGGAADCQFWHRNLGIKCRLHELANKRRISVTGASKLLANILYNYRGMGLSVGTMVAGWDETGPGLYYVDSEGGRLKGTRFSVGSGSPYAYGVLDSGYRFDMSIDEAAELARRSIYHATFRDGASGGVASVYYVGPNGWKKLSGDDVGELHYHYYPVMPSTVEQEMVEVTGA; from the exons ATGAAGCTTGATACCAGTGGTTTTGAATCAACTGCACCGCTCTTTGGAGCGAGTAGCAGTAGTGAGATGGTTAATGGATTTTCGGCTCCGGCGTCATTTGAGCTTCCTGTTACTTCTGAT TTTGATGGTTTTCAGAGTGAAGCTAAACAAACGCTGAAGCATGCTAAGGGAACCACCAcacttgcttttatttttaaagaggGTGTCATGGTTGCTGCTGATTCTAGAGCTAGCATGGGAGGCTATATCT CATCACAGTCCGTTAAAAAGATCATTGAAATCAATCCTTATATGCTTGGTACAATGGCTGGAGGAGCTGCTGACTGCCAGTTTTGGCATAGAAACCTGGGGATTAAG TGTCGGCTACATGAATTAGCAAACAAACGTAGAATTTCAGTCACAGGAGCATCAAAGCTTTTAGCCAACATTCTGTACAACTACCGTGGAATGGGTCTGTCTGTTGGTACCATGGTTGCTGGATGGGATGAAACG GGTCCTGGACTATATTATGTTGATAGTGAAGGAGGAAGGCTGAAAGGAACAAGATTCTCAGTTGGATCGGGTTCCCCGTATGCTTATGGTGTACTAGATAGTGG GTACCGGTTTGATATGTCAATTGACGAAGCTGCAGAGTTGGCTAGAAGATCTATTTATCATGCTACATTCCGAGATGGAGCCAGTGGAGGAGTTGCCAGCG TTTATTATGTTGGACCCAATGGATGGAAGAAGCTATCTGGCGATGATGTTGGAGAACTTCACTACCATTACTATCCAGTTATGCCCAGTACGGTGGAACAGGAAATGGTTGAAGTAACAGGGGCATGA
- the LOC8278403 gene encoding U-box domain-containing protein 6 isoform X2 encodes MKPPWQAPIIPLHGEMCKALSATYCKILSIFPSLEAARPRSKSGIQALCSLHIALEKAKNILQHCSECSKLYLAITGDSVLLKFEKARSALVDSLRRVEDIVPQSIGSQILEIISELEGILFSLDPLEKQVGDEIISLLQQGRKFDNCNDSNELESFHQAATKLGITSSRAALTERRALKKLIERARVEEDKRKESIVAYLLHLMRKYSKLFRSELTDDNDSQGSAPCSPTVQGSFDEGVDGHAFERQLTKLSSFNFKPNNRRSGQIPVPPEELRCPISLQLMYDPVIIASGQTYERICIEKWFSDGHDTCPKTQQKLSHLCLTPNYCVKGLVTSWCEQNGVPVPDGPPESLDLNYFRLSLCQSESANSRSVDSINSGKLKGMKVVPLEENGAIEEAEQQKMESLTPQQEEASLEEDFEDDMFERYQNLLTTLNEEGDLRRKCKVVEKIRRLLKDDEEARICMGANGFIEGLLQFLESAVHARNTMAQEVGAMALFNLAVNNNRNKELLLAAGVIPLLEMMIFNSDSHGSATALYLNLSCLEDAKAIIGSSQAVPFLVQILQGEDEPQCKMDALHTLYNLSSRASNILNLLSAGITSGLQSLLAAPGDRAWTEKSIAVLINLASNASGKDEMVTTPGLIGGLATILDTGEPIEQEQAASCLYILCNGSEKCSQLVLQEGVIPALVSISVNGTIRGKEKAQKLLMLFREQRQRDQPQPPAEVRFQRAESSSKAMPAQESKPLCKSVSRRKMGKALSFFWKSKSYSVYQC; translated from the exons ATGAAGCCTCCCTGGCAAGCTCCGATTATACCG TTACATGGAGAAATGTGCAAGGCACTCTCTGCAACTTATTGCAAAATCTTGTCAATTTTTCCTTCTCTGGAAGCAGCACGACCTAGAAGCAAATCTGGCATTCAAGCATTATGTTCATTGCATATAGCACTTGAAAAAGCCAAGAATATCCTTCAGCATTGCTCAGAATGCAGCAAGCTTTATTTG GCTATAACTGGTGATTCTGtgcttttaaaatttgaaaaggcAAGATCTGCTCTTGTAGATAGTCTTAGGCGTGTTGAAGATATTGTCCCACAATCAATTGGAAGCCAG ATTTTGGAGATTATAAGTGAATTGGAGGGCATTCTGTTCTCACTGGATCCATTAGAGAAACAAGTTGGTGATGAAATAATTTCATTACTTCAGCAGGGGAGAAAATTCGACAATTGTAATGACAGTAATGAGCTAGAATCTTTTCATCAGGCAGCCACTAAACTTGGAATTACCTCTTCCAGAGCAGCTCTTACTGAGAGAAGGGCTCTTAAGAAACTCATAGAAAGAGCTCGCGTGGAGGAAGACAAGCGAAAGGAATCAATTGTTGCTTATCTCTTACACCTGATGAGAAAATACTCCAAGTTATTTAGAAGTGAGCTCACAGATGACAATGATTCACAGGGTTCAGCACCTTGTTCACCCACTGTTCAGGGTTCTTTTGATGAGGGTGTTGATGGCCATGCCTTTGAGAGACAGCTAACGAAGCTTagttcttttaatttcaagCCCAATAATAGAAGATCTGGTCAGATACCTGTTCCACCAGAAGAGTTAAGGTGCCCAATATCATTGCAGCTGATGTATGATCCAGTCATTATTGCATCTGGACAAACGTATGAGAGGATCTGTATTGAGAAATGGTTCAGTGATGGACATGATACCTGCCCAAAGACTCAACAGAAGCTCTCTCATCTTTGTTTGACTCCTAATTATTGTGTCAAGGGTCTAGTTACTAGTTGGTGTGAACAGAATGGAGTTCCGGTCCCTGATGGCCCACCAGAGTCTCTCGACCTCAACTATTTTAGGTTGTCGTTGTGTCAGTCTGAGTCTGCGAATTCAAGATCAGTGGACAGCATAAATTCTGGAAAATTGAAAGGGATGAAAGTAGTTCCTTTAGAGGAGAATGGTGCCATTGAGGAGGCTGAGCAGCAGAAAATGGAGAGTTTGACTCCACAACAGGAAGAAGCTTCGCTGGAGGAAGATTTCGAGGATGATATGTTTGAGAGGTATCAGAATCTTTTAACTACATTGAATGAAGAGGGAGATTTGAGGAGAAAGTGCAAGGTGGTAGAGAAGATAAGGCGTCTGCTGAAAGATGATGAGGAGGCCAGAATTTGTATGGGGGCCAATGGGTTTATTGAAGGACTGTTGCAGTTCCTAGAGTCAGCTGTTCATGCAAGGAATACAATGGCTCAGGAAGTTGGAGCCATGGCTCTATTTAACCTTGCTGTCAACAATAACAG AAACAAGGAATTGCTGTTGGCAGCTGGTGTTATCCCATTGCTGGAGATGATGATCTTCAACTCTGATTCCCATGGATCAGCAACAGCCCTCTATTTGAATCTTTCCTGCCTTGAAGACGCAAAGGCCATCATTGGCTCAAGCCAAGCTGTTCCCTTTTTAGTCCAGATCCTTCAAGGTGAAGATGAACCCCAATGCAAGATGGATGCCCTCCATACCCTCTATAATCTCTCCTCCCGAGCCTCCAATATACTTAACCTCCTCTCAGCTGGTATCACCAGTGGTCTTCAGTCCCTTCTTGCAGCGCCTGGAGATCGTGCATGGACAGAAAAATCCATAGCAGTGTTGATAAATTTAGCTTCAAATGCATCAGGAAAAGATGAAATGGTAACAACCCCTGGCCTTATTGGCGGGCTAGCAACAATACTGGACACAGGTGAGCCAATTGAGCAAGAGCAAGCAGCTTCATGCCTTTACATATTGTGCAACGGGAGTGAAAAGTGCAGTCAGTTGGTCCTACAGGAAGGGGTGATACCTGCATTAGTATCTATATCAGTTAATGGGACCataagagggaaagaaaaggcaCAGAAACTTCTGATGCTGTTCCGGGAGCAACGGCAACGAGATCAACCTCAACCACCTGCTGAGGTGCGGTTTCAACGGGCTGAAAGTAGCTCTAAAGCCATGCCTGCTCAGGAATCAAAGCCCCTATGTAAATCGGTTTCGAGAAGGAAGATGGGAAAAGCTTTAAGCTTTTTCTGGAAGAGCAAGAGCTACTCCGTTTACCAGTGTTAA
- the LOC8278403 gene encoding U-box domain-containing protein 6 isoform X1, with amino-acid sequence MWIMDITEVEENLFAASDAKLHGEMCKALSATYCKILSIFPSLEAARPRSKSGIQALCSLHIALEKAKNILQHCSECSKLYLAITGDSVLLKFEKARSALVDSLRRVEDIVPQSIGSQILEIISELEGILFSLDPLEKQVGDEIISLLQQGRKFDNCNDSNELESFHQAATKLGITSSRAALTERRALKKLIERARVEEDKRKESIVAYLLHLMRKYSKLFRSELTDDNDSQGSAPCSPTVQGSFDEGVDGHAFERQLTKLSSFNFKPNNRRSGQIPVPPEELRCPISLQLMYDPVIIASGQTYERICIEKWFSDGHDTCPKTQQKLSHLCLTPNYCVKGLVTSWCEQNGVPVPDGPPESLDLNYFRLSLCQSESANSRSVDSINSGKLKGMKVVPLEENGAIEEAEQQKMESLTPQQEEASLEEDFEDDMFERYQNLLTTLNEEGDLRRKCKVVEKIRRLLKDDEEARICMGANGFIEGLLQFLESAVHARNTMAQEVGAMALFNLAVNNNRNKELLLAAGVIPLLEMMIFNSDSHGSATALYLNLSCLEDAKAIIGSSQAVPFLVQILQGEDEPQCKMDALHTLYNLSSRASNILNLLSAGITSGLQSLLAAPGDRAWTEKSIAVLINLASNASGKDEMVTTPGLIGGLATILDTGEPIEQEQAASCLYILCNGSEKCSQLVLQEGVIPALVSISVNGTIRGKEKAQKLLMLFREQRQRDQPQPPAEVRFQRAESSSKAMPAQESKPLCKSVSRRKMGKALSFFWKSKSYSVYQC; translated from the exons ATGTGGATTATGGATATTACTGAGGTTGAAGAAAATTTGTTTGCAGCAAGTGATGCCAAG TTACATGGAGAAATGTGCAAGGCACTCTCTGCAACTTATTGCAAAATCTTGTCAATTTTTCCTTCTCTGGAAGCAGCACGACCTAGAAGCAAATCTGGCATTCAAGCATTATGTTCATTGCATATAGCACTTGAAAAAGCCAAGAATATCCTTCAGCATTGCTCAGAATGCAGCAAGCTTTATTTG GCTATAACTGGTGATTCTGtgcttttaaaatttgaaaaggcAAGATCTGCTCTTGTAGATAGTCTTAGGCGTGTTGAAGATATTGTCCCACAATCAATTGGAAGCCAG ATTTTGGAGATTATAAGTGAATTGGAGGGCATTCTGTTCTCACTGGATCCATTAGAGAAACAAGTTGGTGATGAAATAATTTCATTACTTCAGCAGGGGAGAAAATTCGACAATTGTAATGACAGTAATGAGCTAGAATCTTTTCATCAGGCAGCCACTAAACTTGGAATTACCTCTTCCAGAGCAGCTCTTACTGAGAGAAGGGCTCTTAAGAAACTCATAGAAAGAGCTCGCGTGGAGGAAGACAAGCGAAAGGAATCAATTGTTGCTTATCTCTTACACCTGATGAGAAAATACTCCAAGTTATTTAGAAGTGAGCTCACAGATGACAATGATTCACAGGGTTCAGCACCTTGTTCACCCACTGTTCAGGGTTCTTTTGATGAGGGTGTTGATGGCCATGCCTTTGAGAGACAGCTAACGAAGCTTagttcttttaatttcaagCCCAATAATAGAAGATCTGGTCAGATACCTGTTCCACCAGAAGAGTTAAGGTGCCCAATATCATTGCAGCTGATGTATGATCCAGTCATTATTGCATCTGGACAAACGTATGAGAGGATCTGTATTGAGAAATGGTTCAGTGATGGACATGATACCTGCCCAAAGACTCAACAGAAGCTCTCTCATCTTTGTTTGACTCCTAATTATTGTGTCAAGGGTCTAGTTACTAGTTGGTGTGAACAGAATGGAGTTCCGGTCCCTGATGGCCCACCAGAGTCTCTCGACCTCAACTATTTTAGGTTGTCGTTGTGTCAGTCTGAGTCTGCGAATTCAAGATCAGTGGACAGCATAAATTCTGGAAAATTGAAAGGGATGAAAGTAGTTCCTTTAGAGGAGAATGGTGCCATTGAGGAGGCTGAGCAGCAGAAAATGGAGAGTTTGACTCCACAACAGGAAGAAGCTTCGCTGGAGGAAGATTTCGAGGATGATATGTTTGAGAGGTATCAGAATCTTTTAACTACATTGAATGAAGAGGGAGATTTGAGGAGAAAGTGCAAGGTGGTAGAGAAGATAAGGCGTCTGCTGAAAGATGATGAGGAGGCCAGAATTTGTATGGGGGCCAATGGGTTTATTGAAGGACTGTTGCAGTTCCTAGAGTCAGCTGTTCATGCAAGGAATACAATGGCTCAGGAAGTTGGAGCCATGGCTCTATTTAACCTTGCTGTCAACAATAACAG AAACAAGGAATTGCTGTTGGCAGCTGGTGTTATCCCATTGCTGGAGATGATGATCTTCAACTCTGATTCCCATGGATCAGCAACAGCCCTCTATTTGAATCTTTCCTGCCTTGAAGACGCAAAGGCCATCATTGGCTCAAGCCAAGCTGTTCCCTTTTTAGTCCAGATCCTTCAAGGTGAAGATGAACCCCAATGCAAGATGGATGCCCTCCATACCCTCTATAATCTCTCCTCCCGAGCCTCCAATATACTTAACCTCCTCTCAGCTGGTATCACCAGTGGTCTTCAGTCCCTTCTTGCAGCGCCTGGAGATCGTGCATGGACAGAAAAATCCATAGCAGTGTTGATAAATTTAGCTTCAAATGCATCAGGAAAAGATGAAATGGTAACAACCCCTGGCCTTATTGGCGGGCTAGCAACAATACTGGACACAGGTGAGCCAATTGAGCAAGAGCAAGCAGCTTCATGCCTTTACATATTGTGCAACGGGAGTGAAAAGTGCAGTCAGTTGGTCCTACAGGAAGGGGTGATACCTGCATTAGTATCTATATCAGTTAATGGGACCataagagggaaagaaaaggcaCAGAAACTTCTGATGCTGTTCCGGGAGCAACGGCAACGAGATCAACCTCAACCACCTGCTGAGGTGCGGTTTCAACGGGCTGAAAGTAGCTCTAAAGCCATGCCTGCTCAGGAATCAAAGCCCCTATGTAAATCGGTTTCGAGAAGGAAGATGGGAAAAGCTTTAAGCTTTTTCTGGAAGAGCAAGAGCTACTCCGTTTACCAGTGTTAA
- the LOC8278404 gene encoding AAA-ATPase At3g50940, translating into MSNIFTMPSIPSTTSVISTYTAFAASSMLVRTVLNEVQTMTAQLIPQKLQDKIMASLGSLFRLNSCKLTLIIDEYNGFTINEIYQASQAYLSTRITPSVDQLKVSKAPREKNFTVTINKGQRITDEFEGIQVAWEFSSTETQTAASDYSDSTEKSERKLFLLCFNKEHKDAVLNVYLPYVLERSKALKEENKAIKLYSLFGGEYYEGPWGSINLDHPSTFDTIAMDPRLKQEVMDDLDRFVIRREFYRRVGRPWKRGYLLYGPPGTGKSSLIAAMANYLKFNIYDLELTSISSNSELRRLLTSTGNRSILVIEDIDCSIKLQDRQNGENNPGDSQLTLSGLLNFIDGLWSSCGDEKIIVFTTNYKDKLDPALLRPGRMDMHIHMSYCTTSGFKILAFNYLKIKTHCLFTEIEKLIEEVEVTPAEVAEELMKGGDVDLVLKGLQGFLQGKKEMKRKEKQSLVEIDMEVTENDNEKERQEMEKGSQGRVKKNKSKRTRRGKGRLV; encoded by the exons ATGTCGAACATCTTTACTATGCCAAGCATTCCATCAACAACATCAGTTATATCAACATACACAGCATTTGCAGCATCATCAATGCTTGTCCGGACAGTGCTCAATGAGGTCCAGACCATGACCGCTCAGCTAATCCCTCAAAAACTGCAAGACAAAATAATGGCTAGTCTTGGTAGCCTTTTTAGATTAAATTCTTGCAAGTTGACTCTGATCATCGACGAGTACAATGGTTTCACCATTAACGAAATCTACCAAGCTTCTCAAGCCTACTTAAGTACAAGAATCACCCCATCAGTAGACCAGCTTAAGGTTTCCAAAGCTCCAAGAGAAAAGAACTTTACTGTTACTATCAACAAAGGTCAAAGGATTACTGATGAGTTCGAAGGAATTCAAGTGGCATGGGAATTTTCCAGCACAGAAACACAAACTGCAGCTTCCGATTACTCAGATTCGACAGAGAAATCTGAACGCAAATTATTTCTGCTATGTTTCAACAAGGAACACAAAGACGCGGTATTGAATGTTTACCTGCCATACGTATTAGAAAGATCAAAAgccttaaaagaagaaaacaaagcGATCAAGCTTTACTCTCTTTTTGGTGGAGAGTATTATGAAGGTCCTTGGGGATCAATTAACCTTGATCATCCATCCACTTTTGATACAATTGCAATGGATCCAAGACTGAAGCAGGAGGTGATGGATGACTTGGATAGATTTGTGATAAGAAGGGAATTCTACAGAAGAGTTGGAAGGCCCTGGAAACGTGGGTACTTGTTGTATGGTCCTCCTGGTACAGGAAAATCAAGCTTGATTGCGGCCATGGCTAATTACCTGAAATTTAATATCTACGACCTGGAACTTACAAGTATCAGCAGCAATTCGGAGCTGAGGAGATTGCTAACCTCAACAGGAAATAGATCAATACTTGTAATTGAAGATATTGATTGCAGCATAAAGTTGCAGGATCGGCAAAAcggagagaacaaccccggtGACAGTCAG TTGACACTGTCAGGATTACTGAACTTCATTGACGGGTTATGGTCTAGCTGTGGAGATGAGAAGATAATCGTATTCACAACAAACTATAAAGATAAGTTAGATCCTGCGTTGCTAAGACCAGGCAGAATGGACATGCATATACATATGTCTTACTGTACTACTAGTGGATTCAAGATTCTTGCTTTTAACTACCTCAAGATCAAGACGCATTGCCTTTTTACAGAGATCGAAAAGTTGATAGAGGAAGTAGAAGTGACGCCAGCTGAAGTTGCAGAAGAGCTCATGAAAGGTGGTGACGTTGATTTGGTACTGAAAGGACTCCAAGGATTTCTACAAGggaagaaagaaatgaaacgCAAAGAGAAACAATCGCTTGTTGAAATAGACATGGAAGTAACTGAAAACGACAacgaaaaagaaagacaagaaATGGAGAAAGGCAGCCAGGGGAGAGTCAAGAAGAACAAGAGTAAGAGAACAAGAAGAGGGAAAGGAAGACTTGTGTAA